The Tachysurus vachellii isolate PV-2020 chromosome 15, HZAU_Pvac_v1, whole genome shotgun sequence nucleotide sequence GTGTGTGCTTACGGCGTGGACTCGGCGTGCAAGCCTCTGAAGGCCACACACTTTAAAACTCCTCCTATGAGCAGCATGCCTCCTCCGATCCAGGCCACGAAGAGAGCCGGTCCGAACGTGAACCTGGGCATCAGATAGAGTTCAGCACAATGAGGTGACTCAGTGAGACCACACCCTGTACACAATGCTGTAGATGTGTCTCCTCTTTCACTCCTTCTTTACCTGTTAGCCATAGACATTCCCATTCCTCCCATTCCTCCCATTTCTCCCATTCCCATTCCTCCCATCTGGTTCATCCCGCCATAATTAGGGTTGTAGTTTGTCATCATGAAGCTGGCGACGATCTGATTGGCATAAATGGAAGCTCCGGTGATGCCACAGATTCCTAAAAACAAACGTCGGCATGGGAATTGTATTTCCTGTTCTGCTTGTAAGAGCGACCGTTAACAATCACGAGTTGgtgttgatttgatttgatgtgatttatctgttattttgttcttgttgtttacCTGAAATAACGAACATGATTCCTGCCGTCAGCGTCATTTTGGCTTTGGTCGAATCCTCAGTGTTTCCCGCCTTGAAACATTTCAGAGAGAACAACGAGATCACGCTTGCAACCAAACCCAAGATAATGCCGACTATCATCATGGCTCTCACCGCCTGGAACTGACCTgagacacaaaaacattatGGATTCAAAGTTATAGAATAATAATGACGTCAtttcttttactgtatattaatgaaAGCCTGAAAATGCTGTATAATGATGATGAGTGATGAGAagaggtttctctctctctctctctctctctctctctctctctctcttgctgttcTCTATGAAGACCAAATGAAATAGGATTTTGGATCCCAGCAGATTAGTTAAGCAAGAAAAGCTTTTAGAAGGGGAAATTCTTGCTCTTGTGAGTCAGCCTGccatgtttgctttgtttttgatAACGGTGTTGACTGAACGTGAACGCAGTTACTTCACTTCTGCATTCATCATCTACAGTGTGTGGGGTTTGAGCGCTGGCACAATGAGACCATTGTTCTGACGGTTCCTGGACATAACGTCGACGTGTACCGCCATTTTCTGTACGAGTTCATCTCCACTGTGTACTTTAAAGTGTCTCCAACATCCACTTTCCatccatttccatttatttactCTACATTAGGGAGTGTTCGGACTTGACCGAGAACAGGAAGTGTTCGGCTTCAAAAGCTGTCTTTGTACCCAGGTGTAGTCAGAAGAACTGCTTTCTTGCTCGCCTGATCACAGTAGTCTGGGGTTTAGGTTTTAGTCTCTTAAACTTACCATTAAGTCCAATTTAATCCACCCGATCTACATCCACTTTAATCTAGTTTAACCACTGCGACCCATCTGAACACTTTAGCCCACGTTTGTGACGCTTCAGTCAAATCCCAATCACTTCTGGGAACAAGAACACAAGTATTGACAATGAGTAATAATTAGTAAATTTCTGTGTTATGTCGTGTTTAAGTTTCACAGTGGTGTGGAAACAGTTCTCCAAATGACCCAACATGTCTTTGTGATACATAAAGTAAAGAAACTCAAGCAACTCTGACCTAAAGGCTTCACCCAAGACTTCAAGTGTCAAGCAAAAGGACATCTACAGTAGGAatgaaatattcattaataagaGCAGATCAGATGTGATGCTGACGCCCTTCTCTAATCAAGATTAGACCTGATCTCGGGTACAAAACTGAGTAATCCCGCAGTGTGAAAGCACCTTATGTTCCTCTAAAACACTCTAAATACACCTTAGTCTGCTCCAGTTAACTTAAACCAATCAGAGTAGTCCAGTTTAGCTAATAAAAAGTAcctgatttttaatttaatccaGTCATTTAGACCTGATCTTTGTCCCAGTTTAGTAACTCAAACCTATAGTAGTCTTGTTTAGTTACTCCAATCTATCTGCGTCTGTTTTAGTCAAGTTTAGTGACTTTACTGACTTAAGTTCACTTCACTCCAGTCCAGTCACTGAAACCCATTTTCTGTCCACTTCAGTCCAGTTTTATCAACAGAACCCAGTTtactctttaaattttagtccCTTAAACCCACCTGAGTATCCCAGGAGGCCGTAGAGCGGCCGGCACTCGGTGAAGCCAGAGGTAGACACCTCGCAGTCCTGCCACAGGCCCTTGTACGTGTACACGGCGGTGACCACGTCGCCCTGGCGGTCCTGCGTGCTCCAGTTGTTCATGGCGGTGGCGGCGATGACCGCAGCCACTCCGATGAGTCCTAGAAGGAATCCGCCGATCTGTAACCCGGAGGTTGCCATGTTTAATTTCTCCAAGCTTCGCTCCTGTGGACTTCAGCTGAATCGGACAGCTAGAGACTCTGAGATAAAGTGAACAGGGAGGGACCTCAAGGTTTAAtctcagagtcagtgtgagCGTTCATGTGGACGTGACGTGCACGAGCACGCTCATATTTTTGTGTCAACACTTTTGATTGAAATCAAAACTGTTTATTTCTAGACAGTGTACACGGCTGAAAACACGACGATGTGGCACTTCATACGTATGAGACTGGATATCTTAAGGAAATATGCTTTATTATGGTTCTTTTAGATACCAGGACTTAGGACTAGCGTTAAGGTGTCATTTGTTCAGATTTGACTCAGTGAGTAAACAATTCAGTTTAAACCAACTTCACCTTCCCTCCAGTTTCAGTCACTGCCCATGACACAGTGCTCCAGGTTTCAGGTCGAGCAGCTCAACGGTTAAACAAAAGGTTTAGCACGATTCCTCCCTTGACTTTACATGTCTCAGAGACGTTTAGCACCGTTTAACTCACCTTCAATCTTTTTTACAATGTTTCTCACTCGGTttgtttctgtaataaaattcaATCTCACACTAAATCTTTTCCATAACGACTCTCCGTCTTGAGCAAAATCTTTTTTCTAATAGCAGCTAGTTTTACTCTGATTTTATAACAGAAGTAAATTTCACCCAAACTCTTCTCCAGAAACACCTACGCagatctttatttacatcatgaGTTAAACacaatgtaatatatatatatatagtgagttgggggcacggtggcttagtggttagcacgttcgcctcacacctccagtgttgggggttcgattcccgcctccgccttgtgtgtgtggagtttgcttgttcttcccgtgcctcgggggtttcctccgggtactccggtttcctcccccggtccaaagacatgcatggtaggttgattggtgtctctagaaaattgtccgtagtgtgtgagtgtgtgagcgaatgagagtgtgtgtgtgtgtgtgtgtgtgtgtgtgtgccctgcgatgggttggcactccgtccagggtgtatcctgccttgatgcccgatgacgcctgagataggcacaggctccccgtgacccgaggtagttcggataagcggtagtgaatgaatgaatgaatgaatatagtgCCATCTTTTGCCATCTTGTGTAAAACAATACCAAACTGTACATGAGCAAAATCTTTCTGCTTTTCCAAGATGGTGACCTCCATAAAGAACCATCAGCCTGCTGCACTGGGGATGAAGGTATCATTGTGGAAATGcacgcattttttattttttttttgcttaactATTATAAGGATATTTTTCTGTGACCAGtaagttgtgagttcaaatcccagcagttCAGACTAGTCGAGATTTTGGGTTCTTGACCAAAACCTTTAACCCTCTGTGACACACTGTGGTCTGTGGTGTAGATTCTTCTTTAAAATACTGCACAAAAAATCCTTGATTTCTCTCAGTAGAAATGTGTTGTGAtcattttctcatttgtttGGCCCAGAGCACATCCTGAAACGGCTGAA carries:
- the cldn18 gene encoding claudin-18, which gives rise to MATSGLQIGGFLLGLIGVAAVIAATAMNNWSTQDRQGDVVTAVYTYKGLWQDCEVSTSGFTECRPLYGLLGYSGQFQAVRAMMIVGIILGLVASVISLFSLKCFKAGNTEDSTKAKMTLTAGIMFVISGICGITGASIYANQIVASFMMTNYNPNYGGMNQMGGMGMGEMGGMGGMGMSMANRFTFGPALFVAWIGGGMLLIGGVLKCVAFRGLHAESTPYKSVAYKAATHSRSADEAGERGQKYV